The Thamnophis elegans isolate rThaEle1 chromosome Z, rThaEle1.pri, whole genome shotgun sequence genome contains a region encoding:
- the LOC116521903 gene encoding olfactory receptor 49-like — translation MWNHTRQKEFILVGFTRIRWLQILLFWVLLLTYLLTIMGNLLIIYITLVDHRLHTPMYFFLRNFSVLEIGFISSAIPKALLNLASGNTTISLAGCFTQTFFYFILGTAEFFILATMSFDRYVAICNPLRYTVIMNNKLCTQLVVGSWLISFLYVIVPLILLFRLPFCGPNVINHFFCDNIPLIKLACSSTEFLELMDFLMATMTVLGTLAVTIVSYIKIIAAVMHIPSRTGRQKAFSTCASHIVVVFITYGSCIFMYVKPTQSGGLDLSKTVGVLNNVVSPLLNPFIYSLRNRQVKTAFISTLHSFSLFILFPESQAM, via the exons ATGTGGAATCACACCAGACAAAA GGAGTTCATTCTTGTAGGCTTCACCCGTATCCGATGGCTGCAGATCCTCCTCTTTTGGGTCCTCCTTCTCACTTATCTTCTGACCATCATGGGAAACCTTCTCATCATCTACATCACTCTGGTTGACCATCGCCTTCATACCCCCATGTATTTTTTCCTCCGGAACTTTTCCGTCTTGGAAATAGGATTTATCTCTTCTGCCATCCCGAAGGCCTTGCTGAACTTGGCCTCAGGCAACACTACCATTTCTCTTGCGGGCTGCTTCACACAGACCTTCTTCTACTTTATTTTGGGCACTGCTGAATTCTTTATTTTGGCTACTATGTCCTTTGACCGCTACGTAGCCATCTGCAACCCTCTGCGCTACACAGTCATCATGAACAACAAATTGTGCACTCAGTTAGTAGTAGGTTCTTGGCTGATCAGTTTCCTCTATGTCATCGTGCCCCTTATTCTGCTATTTCGTCTGCCCTTCTGTGGTCCAAATGTCATCAATCACTTCTTCTGTGACAACATCCCACTGATCAAGCTTGCCTGTAGCAGCACCGAGTTTCTGGAACTGATGGATTTTCTCATGGCCACCATGACTGTGCTGGGGACTTTGGCCGTCACAATCGTTTCCTACATTAAAATCATTGCTGCTGTCATGCACATTCCTTCCAGGACAGGCAGGCAGAAGGCTTTCTCCACCTGTGCTTCTCACATTGTGGTAGTTTTCATCACCTACGGGAGTTGCATTTTCATGTACGTCAAGCCCACGCAAAGTGGCGGGCTGGACCTCAGCAAGACGGTAGGTGTCTTGAACAATGTAGTTTCCCCTTTGCTCAACCCTTTCATTTACAGCCTGAGAAATAGGCAGGTGAAAACAGCTTT TATTTCTACATTACATtccttttcattgtttattttatt CCCAgaatctcaagccatgtga